The segment ATTTTAAACATTTTTGCAAAATTTGTTCCAAGATAATGAGATGTAGCTGCTTGTATGGCTCTTCCATTTTCGCTTATAAAAGCTTCAGCAGTAGAAGTAAAATTTGCACCTCCAAATTTTTCTCCTTCACTTTTTATTCCTTTAATAATAGGTACAGCTAGATATTCTTCATACCATCTCCTATACAAATCTAGAATGTCAAATACTAATTTCACAGcttcttcttcatttttatgaGCTGTATGTCCTTCTTGCCATAAAAATTCTCGAGTTCTAATAAATGGAGTTGGTTGTTTAAATTCCCAACGTACCACAGTATTCCATTGATTTAATTTAAGAGGTAAATCACGATACGATCGAATCCACTTTGGAAACACTGAATACATAATTGTTTCACTTGTTGGTCTTATAGCAATTTCTTCAGGTAAATTAGAATCTCCATATTTTGTAACCCAAGCAACTTCTGGACTAAATCCTTCTATATgatgtttttctttttctaatttattttttgtaacAAATAATGGGAAATAAGAATTTTCaacatttaatttttttatttctttattaaaaaaagcTTGAACACATTCccatatataatatgcaGCGGGtcttaatatataacaacccgaaatatcataatattcaATTAATTCACTTTTTACAATAACTTGCGTATACCAATCTGAAaaattttctattttttttgaagtGATACCTAAAATATTACTATCCTTAGATTTGTTATCTTCAACTTCATTATTACTTAAAAGCTTTCCTTTTAAAATGGTATCCTTgatatgattattattattattattattactattattattattattattattattattattattattgttatttttattattctgtaattcttcatttttGGACATTTCTTCTTGCAcatcttcttttttatctACACGTGCTTTTGATGTAGTATCTTCTTTAATTTGTACATATTCAGGAGCGTGATTAAAAGATTCAcaaaattttattacatcctctgtttttatatataaactaCTATAATTATGTAAAGGATGTATAATAACCTCTtgcatattttttatctcttcatcaaaatataattttacgacattttctttatcatttttaatagCCAAAGGACTTAAACAACCTGGTTGGATATTgagaatattatttaaattgtTTTCGTCAACAAATCTTAAGttgtttgtttttaaaatatttgataaattttttaagtcaacaattttgttatttaatgtacatattagaaaataatttttcttcttatcctttaaaaacaaattctttaatatatttgtagAATTCTCTAAATTCATTTCTAATAAATCTTTAATAGTAGCAGCTAATCCATGTTTTACTTCcttaaaatttatatttaattcttttaattctttaaaCAAACATTCTGACTTTTCTAAATATTCTTGGGGGATAATTATTTCTccatttgtattattattcatcttttcaattttatatgatcttaatattttatgaaaattatttaacTTTAACAAATTCttgttttttaaataataaacaaataatctcatgaaaaattatttattcatttgtTTTGAGAGTTCTCTTCTTTTcatgtataaatataaatatataaatatatatatgtatatatatatatatatatatttatatttatatatttatttatttaagtACAAATAATGAATTACTTTTCATACaacaaatattaaaatgcaactaaaaagaaaaagaaaaagaaaagaaaattgttatatatattatatataattgaatattcttatatgtgtgtagaaattatataatcatattaGAATTTAATtccaaaaaataaaataaaatgaaatgaaataaatatatatgacattaaataataaaggataaatgaaatatatcattttacattttttactttttagcatattatgttaatatatatatatatatatatatatatatattactaacaacaataaaatatatacatatgataaaatatttatattaatcatatataatactttGATTTGTTGAACTTTTAAAGatatcataaaatataaaaaaatatataattcattttaaatggttttatatataagtgtattttcttttttttataaataatagaatttttatatattcattttatataaaaaatatataactgTAAAATTGTTTTATAACTTGTAATAAaactattatatatgatatttatatatgtattgtttattcttaatattttttattatataatttatataataatatttttatcaatattatgaataatattatattattccttcata is part of the Plasmodium reichenowi strain SY57 chromosome 12, whole genome shotgun sequence genome and harbors:
- a CDS encoding proline--tRNA ligase, putative, with product MNNNTNGEIIIPQEYLEKSECLFKELKELNINFKEVKHGLAATIKDLLEMNLENSTNILKNLFLKDKKKNYFLICTLNNKIVDLKNLSNILKTNNLRFVDENNLNNILNIQPGCLSPLAIKNDKENVVKLYFDEEIKNMQEVIIHPLHNYSSLYIKTEDVIKFCESFNHAPEYVQIKEDTTSKARVDKKEDVQEEMSKNEELQNNKNNNNNNNNNNNNNNSNNNNNNNHIKDTILKGKLLSNNEVEDNKSKDSNILGITSKKIENFSDWYTQVIVKSELIEYYDISGCYILRPAAYYIWECVQAFFNKEIKKLNVENSYFPLFVTKNKLEKEKHHIEGFSPEVAWVTKYGDSNLPEEIAIRPTSETIMYSVFPKWIRSYRDLPLKLNQWNTVVRWEFKQPTPFIRTREFLWQEGHTAHKNEEEAVKLVFDILDLYRRWYEEYLAVPIIKGIKSEGEKFGGANFTSTAEAFISENGRAIQAATSHYLGTNFAKMFKIEFEDENEVKQYVHQTSWGCTTRSIGIMIMTHGDDKGLVLPPNVSKYKVVIVPIFYKTTDENAIHSYCKDIEKILKNAQINCVYDDRASYSPGYKFNHWELRGIPIRIEVGPKDLQSNSCVIVRRDNNEKCNVKKESVLLETQQMLVDIHKNLFLKAKKKLDDSIVQVTSFSEVMNALNKKKMVLAPWCEDIATEEEIKKETQRLSLNQTNSETTLSGAMKPLCIPLDQPPMPPNMKCFWSGKPAKRWCLFGRSY